From the Gammaproteobacteria bacterium genome, one window contains:
- a CDS encoding hypothetical protein (Evidence 5 : Unknown function): MVSGHVKSFRRTCALGLVLNGLGFQRTPVSLSLRTRIKRLTRKQFLSQYWKNTWYRS; this comes from the coding sequence ATGGTTTCGGGTCATGTCAAGTCGTTCAGGCGGACGTGTGCTTTAGGGCTAGTTTTGAATGGTTTGGGTTTTCAGCGCACACCGGTTAGCTTGTCGTTACGCACCAGAATCAAACGGCTTACTCGAAAACAATTTCTCTCTCAATATTGGAAAAATACATGGTATCGTAGTTGA